The following are encoded in a window of Alphaproteobacteria bacterium genomic DNA:
- a CDS encoding ABC transporter permease translates to MLAYIVRRILMTVPVMTLVAIIVFMLLHLSPGDPAAIMAGDNATTDQIAAIRAKLGFDQPLWKQFALWCFALIQGDLGNSLFWGDPVIVLIGQRAEPTISLALTTISFAVVVAVSLGVVAAANPGTWIDRSVMGFAVMGFSLPVFVVGYILIFVFAIDLRWLPVQGYTRISEGIGPWLHNLVLPSLALGMAYVALIARIARAAMLEVLSEDYIRTGKAKGVAARPLLLRHALKNAAVPIVTVIGIGVALLIGGVVITETVFNIPGVGRLVVDAISRRDYPIVQGVIMIFAGIYVLVNLLVDLSYTLFDPRIRY, encoded by the coding sequence ATGCTCGCATATATCGTCCGACGCATTTTGATGACCGTGCCGGTGATGACGCTGGTCGCGATCATCGTGTTCATGCTGCTGCATCTGTCGCCCGGCGATCCCGCCGCGATCATGGCGGGCGACAACGCCACGACCGACCAGATCGCCGCGATCCGCGCCAAGCTCGGCTTCGATCAGCCGCTGTGGAAGCAGTTCGCGCTGTGGTGCTTCGCCCTGATCCAAGGCGATCTCGGCAACTCGCTGTTCTGGGGCGATCCGGTGATCGTGCTGATCGGCCAGCGCGCCGAGCCGACGATCTCCCTCGCCCTCACCACCATCTCCTTCGCGGTCGTCGTCGCCGTGTCGCTGGGCGTGGTCGCGGCCGCCAATCCGGGCACTTGGATCGACCGAAGCGTCATGGGCTTCGCGGTGATGGGATTCTCGCTGCCGGTTTTCGTCGTCGGCTATATCCTGATTTTCGTCTTTGCCATCGATCTGCGCTGGCTGCCGGTCCAAGGCTATACGCGGATTTCGGAAGGGATCGGCCCGTGGCTTCACAATCTCGTCCTACCGTCGCTAGCACTCGGCATGGCTTATGTCGCTTTGATCGCGCGTATCGCCCGCGCGGCGATGCTTGAAGTCCTGTCCGAGGATTATATCCGCACCGGCAAAGCCAAGGGCGTGGCGGCACGCCCGCTGCTGTTGCGCCATGCGCTGAAAAACGCGGCCGTGCCGATCGTCACGGTGATCGGCATCGGCGTGGCGCTTCTGATCGGCGGCGTCGTGATCACCGAGACGGTGTTCAACATCCCCGGTGTGGGCCGGCTCGTGGTCGACGCGATCTCGCGCCGCGACTATCCGATCGTCCAAGGCGTGATCATGATCTTCGCCGGCATCTACGTGCTGGTGAATCTGCTGGTCGATCTGTCCTACACTCTGTTCGATCCGCGGATCCGGTACTGA
- a CDS encoding succinylglutamate desuccinylase/aspartoacylase family protein, whose protein sequence is MGKPTRLVSDIDFDKDGKQVTWLGLPHSVTRSAYGRIMIPIACIKNGKGPTAFFQAGNHGDEYEGQIALAKLIRALEPGEIQGRVIILPAANLPAAMEGARVSPIDGGNLNRVFPGDPDGTVTQQIAYYIDSELFPRADLFHDLHSGGGSLEYMPFASMHEGKDAAMNARCRDALLAFAPDLALIWKLGNDIRFAPAAAMHRGVPALGGEFGGTGAVDRKALAMVERGLRRQLVAMGIMEKSKDWAVLPPPRRASVPGDAWHVFAPEPGLFEPATDLGENVRKGQLCGHVHFIDNPARAPVPCHYREDGFVVCRRHYGRVERGDCVAHLAVDESW, encoded by the coding sequence ATGGGAAAACCAACGCGGCTCGTCAGCGACATCGATTTCGACAAAGACGGCAAGCAAGTCACCTGGCTTGGCTTGCCGCATTCGGTGACGCGATCCGCCTATGGCCGGATCATGATACCGATCGCTTGCATCAAAAACGGGAAGGGGCCGACGGCGTTTTTCCAAGCGGGCAATCATGGCGACGAATACGAAGGGCAGATCGCGCTCGCGAAGTTGATCCGGGCGCTCGAACCGGGGGAGATCCAAGGCCGCGTCATCATTTTGCCGGCCGCGAATTTACCCGCTGCGATGGAGGGTGCGCGCGTGTCGCCGATCGACGGCGGCAATCTCAATCGCGTGTTCCCCGGCGATCCCGACGGCACGGTCACGCAGCAGATCGCCTATTACATCGACAGCGAATTGTTCCCGCGCGCCGATCTGTTTCACGATCTGCATTCGGGCGGCGGCTCGCTCGAATACATGCCCTTCGCGTCGATGCATGAAGGCAAAGATGCGGCGATGAATGCGCGCTGCCGCGATGCGTTGCTCGCTTTCGCGCCCGATCTCGCGCTGATCTGGAAACTCGGCAACGACATACGCTTCGCGCCCGCCGCGGCGATGCATCGCGGCGTGCCGGCCCTCGGCGGTGAGTTCGGCGGCACGGGTGCCGTCGATCGCAAAGCGTTGGCGATGGTCGAGCGCGGCCTGCGCCGCCAACTCGTCGCGATGGGGATTATGGAAAAGTCGAAGGATTGGGCGGTATTGCCGCCGCCGCGCCGCGCCAGCGTTCCCGGCGATGCGTGGCACGTGTTCGCGCCCGAGCCCGGCCTCTTCGAGCCCGCGACCGATCTGGGCGAAAACGTGCGCAAGGGCCAACTCTGCGGCCATGTCCATTTCATCGACAATCCGGCGCGCGCACCCGTGCCGTGCCATTATCGGGAAGATGGGTTTGTCGTGTGCCGGCGCCATTACGGCCGCGTGGAACGCGGCGATTGCGTCGCCCATCTCGCGGTCGACGAATCCTGGTGA
- a CDS encoding ABC transporter ATP-binding protein, giving the protein MSETPVLKIDDLRTHFFTRDGVTRAVDGVTFEVRPGETLGVVGESGCGKSVTALSILGLLPPKIGRIIGGSIKFEGRELIGLDEAEMRKIRGNSVAMIFQEPMTSLNPVFTIGEQIAEAAMIHQGLDREAGIARAAEMLKLVRIPDAERRVHDYPHQFSGGMRQRAMIAMALACNPKLLIADEPTTALDVTIQAQILRLMLDLKEKIGAAVMLITHDLGVVAQTCRRVVVMYAGRKVEEADVLDLFDRPAHPYTRGLMASIPRRNAGRGGQRRLSEIPGIVPNLRDPIAGCAFAPRCAHATDRCRNEPPPIRPLENGHLVACWEAEKVLAS; this is encoded by the coding sequence ATGTCCGAAACGCCCGTTCTTAAAATCGACGATCTCCGCACCCATTTCTTCACGCGCGATGGTGTGACGCGCGCCGTCGACGGCGTGACGTTCGAAGTCCGGCCGGGCGAGACGCTGGGCGTCGTCGGCGAAAGCGGTTGCGGCAAAAGCGTGACGGCGCTTTCCATTCTCGGCCTGCTGCCGCCGAAGATCGGCCGGATCATCGGCGGTTCGATCAAGTTCGAAGGCCGCGAATTGATCGGCCTCGACGAAGCCGAGATGCGCAAGATCCGCGGCAACAGCGTCGCGATGATCTTTCAGGAACCGATGACGAGCCTCAATCCGGTCTTCACCATCGGCGAGCAGATCGCCGAGGCCGCGATGATCCATCAAGGGCTCGACCGCGAAGCCGGGATCGCGCGCGCGGCGGAAATGCTCAAACTCGTCCGCATCCCCGACGCCGAACGGCGCGTCCACGATTATCCGCACCAATTCTCCGGCGGCATGCGCCAGCGCGCGATGATCGCGATGGCGCTCGCCTGCAATCCGAAGCTTCTGATCGCCGACGAGCCGACCACGGCCCTCGACGTGACGATCCAAGCGCAGATACTGCGATTGATGCTCGACCTCAAAGAGAAGATCGGCGCGGCGGTTATGCTGATCACCCACGATCTGGGGGTCGTCGCGCAAACCTGCCGCCGCGTGGTGGTGATGTATGCCGGCCGCAAGGTCGAGGAGGCCGACGTGCTCGACCTTTTCGACCGCCCCGCCCACCCCTACACCCGCGGTTTGATGGCCTCGATCCCGCGCCGCAACGCCGGGCGCGGCGGCCAGCGGCGCTTGTCGGAAATCCCCGGGATCGTGCCGAATCTGCGCGACCCGATCGCGGGTTGCGCCTTCGCACCCCGCTGCGCCCACGCGACCGACCGATGCCGTAACGAGCCGCCGCCGATCCGCCCATTGGAAAACGGCCATCTTGTCGCCTGCTGGGAAGCCGAAAAGGTGCTGGCGTCATGA
- a CDS encoding ABC transporter permease translates to MTAREIAIFARRNPTIVAGATILALMTVIAIFAPYIAGDPRHMNPVNRLLPPSAAFWFGTDGLGRDIFARCVYGARISLIVGISVASASVAIGLAIGLAAGYFRRLDNAIMRLMDGFMAIPAILLAIAMVSLNRATVAIVIVAIIIPEVPRVVRLVRSVVLSTREQPFIESAISGGGRSLKIVLRHILPSTIPPLIVQATYVTASAILIEAGLSFLGAGVPPETPTWGNMIASSRLLLARAPWTIFFPGLCLALVVLAVNLLGDGLRDRLDPRLSRRM, encoded by the coding sequence ATGACAGCGCGCGAGATCGCCATCTTCGCCCGGCGCAACCCGACGATCGTCGCGGGTGCGACGATCTTGGCGCTCATGACCGTGATCGCGATCTTCGCGCCCTATATCGCGGGCGATCCGCGCCATATGAATCCGGTCAACCGGCTTCTGCCGCCCTCCGCCGCGTTCTGGTTCGGCACCGACGGTTTGGGCCGCGACATCTTCGCGCGCTGCGTCTATGGCGCACGCATCTCGTTGATCGTCGGCATATCCGTCGCAAGCGCCTCCGTCGCGATCGGCCTCGCCATCGGCTTGGCCGCCGGATATTTCCGCCGCCTCGACAACGCGATCATGCGCCTGATGGACGGCTTCATGGCCATTCCGGCCATTCTTCTGGCCATCGCGATGGTCTCGCTCAATCGCGCGACCGTCGCGATCGTGATCGTCGCAATCATCATTCCCGAAGTGCCGCGCGTCGTGCGTCTCGTGCGCTCGGTCGTCTTGTCGACGCGCGAACAGCCCTTCATCGAATCCGCAATTAGCGGCGGCGGCCGTTCGCTCAAAATCGTGCTGCGCCACATCCTGCCCAGCACGATCCCGCCGCTGATCGTCCAGGCGACCTATGTGACCGCCTCGGCGATCCTGATCGAGGCCGGGCTCTCTTTCCTCGGCGCCGGCGTGCCGCCGGAAACGCCGACCTGGGGCAACATGATCGCGTCGAGCCGCCTGCTGCTGGCGCGCGCACCCTGGACGATCTTTTTCCCCGGCCTGTGCTTGGCGCTGGTCGTCCTCGCGGTCAATCTGCTGGGCGACGGATTGCGCGACCGTCTCGACCCGCGTTTGTCGCGGCGGATGTGA
- a CDS encoding dipeptide ABC transporter ATP-binding protein — protein MTERRTVLEVKDLAKHFDVTRGLLRRVVAKIRAVDGVSFDIAAGETLCLVGESGCGKSTVAKLILRLIEPTSGHVALDGVDVTTLDEAGMRAHRRHVQMVFQDPYASLNPRLRAGAIVTEPIENYESMSVADRDERAVKLLTRVGLRADSRNRFPFEFSGGQRQRLGIARALALNPGLIVADEPVSALDVSVQAQVLNLLMDLQEEYGLAYLFVSHDLGVVEHIGHRIAVMYLGRIVELARREDIFADPQHPYSEALIAAAPIPDPRAKREARLLEGEVPSPMNPPSGCHFHTRCPYAVARCREESPALREIAPGRFVACHLRGN, from the coding sequence ATGACCGAACGGCGCACCGTGCTGGAGGTCAAAGACCTCGCCAAGCATTTCGACGTGACGCGCGGTCTGCTGCGCCGCGTCGTGGCGAAGATTCGCGCGGTGGACGGCGTGTCGTTCGATATCGCGGCCGGCGAAACGCTGTGCCTGGTCGGCGAGTCCGGTTGCGGCAAGTCGACCGTCGCCAAGCTGATCCTGCGGCTGATCGAGCCGACGAGCGGCCATGTGGCGCTTGATGGCGTCGACGTCACGACGCTCGACGAAGCGGGCATGCGCGCCCATCGCCGCCATGTGCAGATGGTGTTCCAGGACCCTTACGCGTCGCTCAATCCGCGTTTGCGCGCCGGCGCCATCGTGACGGAACCTATCGAAAACTACGAATCCATGTCCGTCGCCGACCGCGACGAACGCGCGGTCAAGCTGTTGACGCGCGTGGGCTTGCGCGCCGATTCACGCAACCGCTTTCCGTTCGAATTCTCCGGCGGGCAACGCCAACGTTTGGGTATCGCGCGCGCGCTCGCCCTCAATCCCGGCTTGATCGTCGCGGACGAGCCCGTTTCGGCGCTCGACGTTTCGGTGCAGGCGCAGGTCCTGAACCTGCTGATGGATCTGCAGGAGGAATACGGCCTCGCCTATCTGTTCGTGTCGCACGATCTGGGCGTCGTCGAGCATATCGGCCATCGCATCGCGGTCATGTATTTGGGCCGCATCGTCGAGCTCGCGCGGCGCGAGGATATCTTCGCCGATCCGCAGCATCCCTATTCCGAGGCCTTGATCGCCGCTGCGCCGATCCCCGATCCGCGCGCCAAGCGCGAAGCCCGGCTGCTGGAAGGCGAAGTGCCGAGCCCGATGAATCCGCCGTCGGGCTGCCATTTCCATACGCGCTGCCCCTATGCGGTCGCGCGTTGCCGCGAGGAATCGCCCGCCTTGCGCGAGATCGCGCCGGGCCGCTTCGTCGCCTGCCATTTGCGGGGCAATTGA
- a CDS encoding DUF3830 family protein has product MEKLKITAGGFVFGAKFEDAAPKTVAKFRTLLPYRQKLIHVRWSGEGCWIPLGDFDFGLGYENHTSYPAPGQFLLYPGGISETEIIVAYGGVQFASKMGQLAGNHFMTITDGIENLATLGKKVLWEGAQPISIEAA; this is encoded by the coding sequence ATGGAGAAGTTGAAGATCACCGCCGGCGGTTTCGTCTTCGGCGCGAAATTCGAGGATGCCGCACCCAAGACGGTCGCGAAATTCCGCACATTGCTGCCCTATCGCCAGAAGCTGATCCATGTGCGCTGGAGCGGCGAAGGCTGCTGGATCCCGCTCGGCGATTTCGATTTCGGTTTGGGCTACGAGAATCACACGAGCTATCCCGCGCCGGGGCAGTTCCTGCTTTATCCGGGCGGGATCAGCGAAACCGAAATCATCGTCGCCTATGGCGGCGTGCAATTCGCCAGCAAGATGGGCCAGCTCGCCGGCAATCATTTCATGACCATCACCGACGGGATCGAAAACCTCGCCACCCTCGGCAAGAAAGTGCTGTGGGAAGGCGCGCAGCCGATTTCGATCGAAGCGGCGTAG
- a CDS encoding ABC transporter substrate-binding protein, with product MTKIARRTILKSSAAAMAAMAAPSLAMAQARPSAARTIRAVFHGDVPSYDPIWTTANMSAYHGGMVYDTLFGIDSKGDAKPQMVNRYDYDAGSMTWTFELRPGLKWHDGTDVTTADVIPSIKRWAVRDGGGQHMMQRVKDIAAKDEKTFTISLKERYGLVLDVLAKTTTPVGFMMRKKEAETDPMQKIETVVGSGPFTLNLAETRPGTQYVYDRNPNYVPRNEAPSGISGGKVVKVDRVVFVNMPDSQTAVAALQAGEIDFYEIPQADFMPQLEADRNIKIQVLNEVGLVGQIRPNFLHPPFDNVKCRQALLYCVKQSDHMRATFGTSKYAKDTPSFFGMGTPMSNDANIGWYTGGQNFAKSKALLAEAGYKGEEVLLMQATNIPYMSNAAQLLAQELRQGGFNVRVESMDWSNVVQRRANKAPPAQGGWNIFITSSGGTAIGHPILLAAHAATGDKAWFGWPSDEKHEQLRAQWAVGETLADRQRIAREIQENAWNFVPQVYYGQWIQPAAMRTNLQGLLSVAEIIPWWNVEKV from the coding sequence ATGACCAAGATTGCGCGACGCACAATTCTCAAGAGCTCGGCCGCCGCGATGGCGGCCATGGCGGCCCCGTCGTTGGCGATGGCCCAAGCGCGGCCTTCGGCGGCGCGCACGATTCGCGCCGTGTTCCACGGCGACGTTCCCAGCTACGACCCGATCTGGACGACGGCGAACATGTCCGCCTATCACGGCGGCATGGTCTACGACACGCTGTTCGGCATCGACAGCAAGGGCGACGCGAAACCGCAGATGGTCAACCGCTACGATTACGACGCCGGCTCGATGACTTGGACCTTCGAACTTCGCCCCGGCCTCAAATGGCATGACGGGACGGATGTGACGACGGCGGACGTCATCCCGTCGATCAAGCGCTGGGCCGTGCGCGACGGCGGCGGCCAGCACATGATGCAACGCGTCAAGGATATCGCCGCGAAGGACGAGAAGACCTTCACCATTTCGCTCAAAGAGCGTTACGGCCTCGTCCTCGACGTGCTCGCCAAGACCACGACGCCGGTCGGCTTCATGATGCGCAAGAAGGAAGCCGAAACCGATCCGATGCAGAAGATCGAGACGGTCGTCGGTTCCGGCCCGTTCACGCTGAACCTGGCCGAGACGCGGCCCGGCACGCAGTATGTTTACGACCGCAACCCGAACTACGTGCCGCGCAACGAAGCGCCCAGCGGGATTTCGGGCGGCAAGGTCGTCAAGGTCGATCGCGTCGTCTTCGTCAATATGCCCGACAGCCAAACGGCCGTGGCGGCGTTGCAGGCCGGCGAAATCGACTTCTACGAAATTCCACAGGCGGATTTCATGCCGCAGCTGGAAGCCGATCGGAACATCAAGATCCAAGTCCTCAACGAAGTGGGCTTGGTCGGTCAGATCCGGCCGAACTTCCTGCATCCGCCGTTCGACAACGTGAAGTGCCGCCAAGCGCTGCTTTACTGCGTCAAGCAGTCGGACCACATGCGCGCGACGTTCGGCACGTCGAAATACGCGAAGGACACGCCGTCCTTCTTCGGCATGGGCACGCCGATGTCGAACGACGCGAATATCGGCTGGTACACGGGCGGGCAGAACTTCGCCAAGTCGAAGGCGCTGCTGGCCGAAGCCGGCTACAAGGGCGAGGAAGTCCTGCTGATGCAGGCGACCAACATCCCCTATATGAGCAACGCGGCCCAGCTTCTGGCCCAAGAACTGCGCCAAGGCGGCTTCAACGTCCGCGTCGAATCGATGGATTGGTCGAACGTCGTCCAGCGCCGCGCCAACAAGGCGCCGCCCGCGCAAGGCGGCTGGAACATCTTCATCACCTCGTCGGGCGGCACCGCCATCGGCCACCCCATCCTGCTCGCCGCGCACGCCGCGACCGGCGACAAGGCGTGGTTCGGCTGGCCGAGCGACGAAAAGCACGAACAGCTGCGTGCCCAATGGGCGGTCGGCGAAACCCTGGCCGATCGCCAGCGCATCGCCCGCGAAATCCAGGAGAACGCCTGGAACTTCGTGCCGCAGGTCTATTACGGCCAGTGGATCCAGCCGGCCGCGATGCGTACCAATCTCCAAGGTCTTCTGTCGGTCGCGGAGATCATTCCCTGGTGGAACGTCGAGAAGGTCTGA
- a CDS encoding amidohydrolase/deacetylase family metallohydrolase, with the protein MFDLVLKGGRVIDPAQGIDAVSDVAFKDGRVAAVGSNLGEAADTRDVSGKIVTPGLIDLHTHVYWGGTSIGVDPDSYARRAGCTTLIDAGTAGPGNLPGFREHIIRRADVRILPFMNISYPGIFAFSPHVMVGECEDLRLLHPRACRDVGRENLDLIVGIKVRVGKSASGESGLAPLDMGLEVADHLGVPVMAHLDHPPPYRSEVMPRLRKGDILTHCYRPFPNAPITGDGRVQDDVRAARERGVIFDIGHGGGSFGYETAVAMMRQGFSPDVISSDVHVLSENGPAFDQLVTMSKFLAIGMPLVEVIRASTINPARAVRKTDRGTLTPGTLGDATILDIEKGKFAFPDVLGEIREGSEHLRCKGIVLGGRWWRD; encoded by the coding sequence ATGTTCGATTTGGTGCTTAAAGGCGGTCGGGTTATCGATCCGGCGCAAGGGATCGATGCGGTCAGTGACGTCGCGTTCAAAGACGGGCGCGTCGCGGCGGTCGGATCGAATTTGGGCGAGGCGGCGGATACGCGCGACGTCTCGGGCAAGATCGTCACGCCCGGTTTGATCGACCTGCATACGCATGTTTATTGGGGCGGTACTTCGATCGGCGTCGATCCGGATTCCTACGCGCGCCGGGCGGGCTGCACGACATTGATCGATGCGGGCACCGCGGGCCCCGGCAATCTGCCGGGATTCCGCGAGCACATTATCCGGCGCGCCGATGTGCGCATTCTGCCCTTCATGAACATCTCTTATCCCGGCATTTTCGCGTTCAGCCCCCATGTGATGGTCGGCGAATGCGAGGATTTGCGCCTACTGCATCCGCGCGCGTGCCGCGATGTCGGGCGCGAAAACCTCGACCTCATCGTCGGCATCAAAGTGCGCGTGGGCAAATCGGCGTCGGGCGAGTCCGGTCTGGCGCCGCTCGATATGGGGTTGGAAGTCGCCGATCATCTGGGCGTGCCGGTGATGGCGCATCTCGACCATCCGCCGCCTTATCGCAGCGAAGTGATGCCGCGCTTGCGCAAGGGCGACATCCTGACCCATTGCTACCGGCCGTTTCCGAACGCGCCGATCACCGGCGACGGCCGCGTGCAGGACGATGTGCGCGCGGCGCGCGAGCGCGGCGTCATTTTCGATATCGGTCACGGCGGCGGCTCGTTCGGTTACGAAACCGCCGTGGCGATGATGCGCCAAGGGTTCTCGCCGGATGTGATCTCCTCCGACGTGCATGTGTTGTCGGAGAACGGTCCGGCTTTCGACCAGCTCGTGACCATGTCGAAGTTCCTGGCGATCGGGATGCCTTTGGTCGAGGTGATCCGCGCCTCGACGATCAATCCCGCGCGCGCCGTGCGCAAAACCGATCGCGGCACGTTGACGCCCGGCACGCTGGGCGACGCGACGATCCTCGATATTGAGAAGGGCAAGTTCGCGTTCCCCGACGTTCTGGGCGAAATCCGCGAAGGCAGCGAGCATTTGCGCTGCAAGGGGATCGTGCTGGGCGGGCGCTGGTGGCGCGACTGA
- a CDS encoding ribbon-helix-helix domain-containing protein has translation METTTIPVTVPANSAISLPLGPHARAKGRKSRPSPRSYKIGTEGGRTSLRLEAEFQAALRDMCRIEGVTMSRFLSELRQGLSDDANFSSKVRCAVLSWYAQRVVLPQGRPERKR, from the coding sequence ATGGAAACGACCACAATCCCCGTCACCGTCCCCGCGAATTCGGCGATTTCCCTGCCGCTCGGCCCCCATGCGCGGGCGAAGGGGCGCAAATCGCGGCCCTCGCCGCGGTCCTACAAGATCGGCACGGAGGGCGGGCGTACCAGCCTGCGCCTGGAAGCGGAATTCCAGGCCGCACTGCGCGATATGTGCCGAATCGAAGGCGTGACCATGTCGCGCTTCCTTTCGGAACTGCGCCAAGGCCTGTCGGACGACGCGAATTTCTCGTCGAAGGTGCGCTGCGCGGTGTTGAGCTGGTACGCACAGCGCGTCGTGCTGCCGCAGGGCCGGCCGGAGCGCAAACGATGA
- a CDS encoding superoxide dismutase, which translates to MAFELPALDFAQTALAERGMCQETLELHHGKHHQTYITALNGLVEKNAALQSKSLEELVKMSAADAALTPVFNNAGQHWNHSFFWKSLSPKGGAMPGKLKAKIEADFGSVEAFKDSFKTAATTQFGSGWAWLVLGADGKLKTTKSGNAGTPIATGEGKPLLVIDVWEHAYYVDFRNRRPDFTTNFLDKLANYEFAEANLG; encoded by the coding sequence ATGGCTTTCGAACTTCCCGCATTGGATTTCGCGCAGACCGCATTGGCCGAACGCGGCATGTGCCAGGAAACCCTGGAACTGCATCACGGCAAGCATCACCAGACCTACATCACCGCGCTGAACGGCCTGGTGGAGAAGAACGCGGCGCTGCAAAGCAAGTCGCTCGAGGAACTCGTGAAGATGTCGGCCGCCGACGCGGCGCTGACGCCGGTGTTCAACAACGCCGGCCAGCATTGGAACCATTCGTTCTTCTGGAAGTCGCTGTCGCCCAAGGGCGGCGCGATGCCGGGCAAGCTGAAGGCGAAGATCGAAGCCGATTTCGGCTCGGTCGAAGCGTTCAAGGATTCGTTCAAGACCGCCGCGACCACGCAGTTCGGTTCGGGCTGGGCGTGGCTCGTTCTCGGCGCGGACGGCAAGTTGAAGACGACGAAGTCGGGCAATGCCGGCACGCCGATCGCCACCGGCGAAGGCAAGCCGCTGCTGGTCATCGACGTCTGGGAACACGCCTACTACGTCGATTTCCGCAACCGCCGGCCGGATTTCACGACCAACTTCCTCGACAAGCTCGCCAACTACGAGTTCGCGGAGGCCAATCTCGGCTGA
- a CDS encoding M81 family metallopeptidase gives MRLFAATIATETNTFSPLPTSLEAYKECVFLRPGEHPDDTPLMCTAPLWVARKRAKADGFTLIEGSCFAASPAGTTNRKDYEFMRDEILDQLKAAMPVDGVLLGLHGAMVAHGYEDVEGDIIERARAIVGPKCVIGVELDPHCHLTLRRVKFADIIVLYKEFPHTDVVERAEDVLNLVLRTIRGEIKPVTSVYDCRQIQSYPTTLPLMRAFVDRMIAMEGKNGILSISIGHCFPYADVPEMTGRILVIVDGDKKQADKLATEIGEEFVAMRGKTMPDYLDVDGGISAAMAFNAAPVVMADPADNAGGGAPSDNTTILRRLIERDAQEAAVGPIWDPIAVRLCFDAGLGATFALRFGGKIGPASGQPIDAKVTVVGLKRDCRQSFGPTQVPLGDCAAVKIGGVEVVLISNRTQALGLELFENVGIDPRARKMLVVKSTNHFMAAFGPIAKKVIYIDSDGPIPRDYRKIPFTRIQRPIYPLDPTTSPGLIF, from the coding sequence ATGCGCCTGTTCGCCGCGACGATCGCGACCGAGACGAATACGTTCTCGCCGCTGCCGACCAGTCTTGAAGCCTACAAGGAATGCGTCTTCCTGCGGCCCGGCGAACATCCCGACGATACGCCGCTGATGTGCACCGCCCCTTTATGGGTGGCGCGCAAACGCGCGAAAGCCGACGGCTTCACGCTGATCGAAGGCAGTTGCTTCGCCGCGAGCCCGGCGGGCACGACGAACCGCAAAGACTATGAGTTCATGCGCGACGAGATCCTCGACCAGTTGAAAGCCGCGATGCCGGTCGACGGCGTGTTGCTGGGCTTGCATGGCGCGATGGTCGCGCATGGCTACGAGGACGTCGAAGGCGACATCATCGAACGCGCGCGCGCGATCGTCGGTCCGAAATGCGTGATCGGCGTCGAACTCGACCCGCATTGCCATTTGACGCTGCGGCGCGTGAAGTTCGCCGACATCATCGTTCTCTATAAGGAATTTCCGCATACCGACGTCGTCGAGCGCGCGGAGGACGTGCTGAACCTCGTGCTACGCACGATCCGCGGCGAGATCAAGCCCGTGACGTCAGTCTATGATTGCCGCCAGATCCAAAGCTATCCCACGACGCTGCCTTTGATGCGCGCCTTCGTCGATCGGATGATCGCGATGGAAGGCAAGAACGGCATCCTGTCGATCTCCATCGGCCATTGCTTCCCCTATGCCGACGTGCCCGAGATGACGGGGCGTATTCTCGTCATCGTCGACGGCGACAAGAAACAGGCCGACAAGCTCGCGACCGAGATCGGCGAGGAATTCGTCGCCATGCGCGGCAAGACGATGCCCGATTATCTCGACGTCGATGGCGGCATCTCCGCCGCGATGGCGTTCAACGCCGCCCCGGTCGTGATGGCCGATCCCGCCGACAATGCGGGCGGCGGTGCGCCGTCCGACAACACGACGATCTTGCGCCGCTTGATCGAACGCGATGCGCAGGAAGCGGCGGTCGGGCCGATCTGGGACCCGATCGCGGTGCGCTTATGTTTCGACGCCGGGCTCGGCGCCACGTTCGCGCTGCGCTTCGGCGGGAAGATCGGCCCCGCCTCGGGCCAACCGATCGACGCGAAGGTTACGGTCGTCGGCCTCAAGCGCGATTGCCGCCAAAGCTTCGGCCCCACCCAAGTTCCGCTCGGCGACTGCGCGGCGGTGAAAATCGGCGGCGTCGAGGTCGTGCTGATCTCCAACCGCACGCAGGCGCTGGGGCTGGAGCTGTTCGAGAATGTCGGCATCGACCCGCGCGCACGAAAAATGCTTGTCGTCAAATCGACGAACCATTTCATGGCGGCTTTCGGCCCGATCGCCAAGAAGGTGATCTATATCGATTCCGACGGCCCGATCCCGCGGGACTACCGGAAGATTCCGTTCACGCGGATTCAACGCCCGATTTATCCGCTGGATCCCACAACGTCGCCGGGATTGATCTTCTGA